In the genome of Lathyrus oleraceus cultivar Zhongwan6 chromosome 4, CAAS_Psat_ZW6_1.0, whole genome shotgun sequence, the window tagatgtcctagacactgtattacccagtatcgcaatctcttggatcaccttcgaccgacaaaTGTATACATAATAACCTAATTATttcgtaataatttgttaatttcttctactAATTTTATAATCTAACATACGTTCACATTccagttcatttggcgtccatacctaaatttggatcatgaccatgaaatcaacgaagaagacgcagccgtatggactccatgcacaccgatcataagattcaccactgtggagatttacaacagtgatcgtgtgaaaTTGCAGTTCagtatgcttcaacacatcccagatcccccaacaaacctaggagaatgacatctacgcaaagttaacgaccaatggaacttcaacccatggaaaagcttcgctagatctgagtgccgcaaatggaagcaccgtcatgaccatgtcttaactgacattgtgatgccaactgaagaaaaaccaagtcgtacttatatgtcttggtacagatcggttggttttgagttcatcgccgaggatatgtacctatacgacccacgaCAAGCAACCTACACACTAAACgcctcaacatctaacccccaacaacatttTCAGACCGACTACACACAACCCCttatccgtcaaactttccgttccacaaacacacaaacatataACCCTAACATGTCatacacccaaccacaataccaagagcataccccgtaccaccaccaacaactagatcatcaaccagagacccaacatcgctttgcacccaacacatcaccctaccaaagtcgccttagccaaaatactcaacgatcatttaacaccaaccgtccctcctcctaccatagccaagaagcccaaacatctcaaaactgaaaccttcaacaaccctatctctaccaaacaccacaacaatctttccaacctttcctcgacgcatcattcacaccaatgtctcccttcaaccgtcccggtcgcccaccaacaagtcaaacacaacccaactactttggcatgggtcatgaacttGACTATGGCGGTACACCTTCGTTGCATACTCAAGACTATGCTGATTTGTTTGACTATCTCAACAGACAATCTCCTGCAGTTGGTAGTGATGTTCCTGGgccctcagatgctcaaacatTTGTGGTaaatcatcaacgtgggttagggccacgggttcgggtagctaggggatgtgggaccagtggtcggttaggtgatcccggtcatcaacATTAGTCTTTTTGTGTAAACGAGAATTTATATTAATATGAATTGTTCCGATTTTGAATTTATGTATCATGTAGactatttttgaattttttttacaaaacacACTAAGGTGTCAATCCAATTGCCGTCTCCCTTTAACCtatacacatgggcgccaattgaattggctgcATCATATGccctagtcaatccaattggcgcctcctcttaaaagtGGGATAGATtaagattttttttgaaaagagagttattttaggatttttttttaaatctggattatttttttaaaaagttCAATTATCTATACATCATATTATCATTATTTAAAGTGCTTCTATCATATACCATATTAAATATATATACAATATTGATCAAGTATCAAATACATCATGTATCTTTAGTATAAAATATTAACATTTTTAATATATACTGTTTATAATGTAGTTAATGTGTATGAATGTATGCTATATTTATTACTTAATTATCATTTTGAATATAAATACATTTAATAATTGTATTTTTGAatttaataataaattaaatatattaaaaaaaaatatttaacaacataataaaaaattacatttaaaagtttaaagttatatatatatatatatatatatattaaaaaaagttttataattaagaataaaataaataataatattatgTCACAATTTTAATCAAGTATGTCTTTTAATGAATCATTTTGTATATATTAAATTAATATAGAAAAATCGATTAAATTTTATATAATATAACAGACAAAAAATGTGGTGCCTCAAAAAAATGGAAATTTGAAATTATAGCGTCTACCACAAAAATACCATAAAATATATTTCAGTTTGtcaaataaaaaaatagaatatTCATAACTATTAAACTCTTGTCAAATATATTGAAAATATAATAATTGATAAATAGTTTAATTGAAAAAGATGTGCATTAATTAAAAATGTTTCTTTTAATAAAAACAATTAAACATGATTCAAATATTTATATAcgaaaaaaatatattttatatacGAGACAACTTTACTGATTcatatatttttataaattttattaaaacaaaaataatatttatatagaaaaatatatatatattttgaaTCAAATATTTTTGTATACATGAACAACATCACTATTGATTCAAATAACTTTATAAATAatgttaaaataaaaataatatttatatatcaAAAAAAATAAACTgttgattcaaatatttttatatacgCAACAAAATACTATTGTTACaaaaaaattattgaaatttATCAACCAATTTTTTCAAATACCAATCTTTTTAAATATGTGAAAAAATTAAGAGAGTTTTAAAAAGATTGAATAGATATTTTTAAATTGTATTCTcttttataaaataattatttttgtaaaaaaaaactAAAAGAACTAATTTATCTAATATAAATTTCAATCgttttatttttaatcatattattCATCTAATATTGTTGTTTACATTTCATAATCTATATATATTACTATTTAActtaaatttattattattttgaattttattttaaattttaaaattttatttcaATCTAAAAATAAATATGTGTACAAGATCAtatttcaacaaaaaaaaaatatatcataTCCAAGGTTTGTTATTTATTAGTTTAATTGAACTAGAAGCCGCCCAATTGATACCAAAACAGGCTGATTCTTAgtttttctcttttctcttttaaAATGCCGATTTTTTCTATATCAATGGAGCAGGCCGCAGTATTCTTTGGCTTATCCAAAGATTCCAAACCTGATTTCCAGCTAAGACAATGATTTGTTGGCAAAGTGAGCCACAAAAATGGACAAAACGGTGACCAAAACATCATTTGGCTTATCCAAATCCGTCGTTTTCCAGTTCCCgctatttaaaaaaaaatgaacTGAATTTGCATGCAAAGGCATAAAGCAGCGTTGCGTCTCAACCACAAAAATGGAGAAACCACTCAAACTTTACTTCATTCCATACTTAGCAGCAGGCCACATGATCCCTTTATGCGACATAGCTTCTCTCTTTGCTTCACGAGGCCACTTTGTTACAATCATCACTACTCCATTAAACGCTAAAATCCTTCCTAACTCCAACAACTTCTTCAATGTTCACACCTTTCCGTTCCCTTCTCAAGAAGTTGGCCTCCCAGACTGCGTCGAAAATCTCTCCTCCGTCACCAACCTCGAAAGCTCCGATAAAATCTTCCACGCCACCACACTCCTCCGCAAACACATTGAGAATTTCGTGGAACAGCATCCACCTGATTGCATCGTGGCGGATTTTTTATTCCCGTGGGTGGATGAGCTGGCAAACAAGCTTACCATTCCAAGATTAGCCTTCAACGGTTTCTCACTTTTCACCATATGTGCCATGGAATCCCTCAAATTACACCCTCTCCCAGAGGATGCTTCCGGTTCATTCGTTGTTCCTCATTTTCCCTACGATGTCACCATTAGTTCAACACCGCCCATGGGCTCCAAATCATTCATTGACCCTCTACTTACAATAGCTCAAAAAAGCCATGGCTTCATCATTAACAGCTTTGTAGAGCTCGACGGAGAAGAATGTGTTGATTATTACGAGAAAACCATTGGTCATAAAGCTTGGCATCTTGGACCTGCTTCTCTTGTTCGTAAAACCACTCAAGAGAAGGCAATGAGAGGAGAAAAGAGCTCCGTAAGCGTGCAAAAGTATTTGACATGGCTCAATTCAAAGCAAGATAACTCAGTAATCTACATATGCTTCGGAACCTTTTGTTATTTCCCTGATAAGCAATTATATGAGATTGCAAGTGCGATAGAAGCATCGGGTTATGAATTCATATGGGTTGTTCCGGAGAAGAAAGGGAAGGAGAATGAAAGCAAAGTGGAGAATGAAAAATGGCTTCCTAAAGGTTTTGAAGAAAGAAATAAAGGGATGATTGTAAGGGGATGGGCCCCACAAGTGGTTATATTGGACCACCCTGCCGTGGGGGCATTTTTGACGCATTGTGGGTGGAACTCTGTGGCGGAGGCTGTTAGTTCAGGGGTTCCGATGATCACGTGGCCAGTGCATAGCGATCAATTCTATAACGAGAAGTTGGTAACTGAGGTGCATGGAATTGGAGTTGAAGTCGGTGTAGATGAGTGGCTTACGACTGCTTTTAGAGAGATGGAAAAGGTGGTGAAGAAAGATTGTATAGAGACGGCTGTAAGAAGGTTGATGGACGGTGGGGATGAAGCAATCCGAATAAGACTAAGAGCTAAAAAGTTGGCAAAAACAGCTAAACATGTTGTTTGTGAAGGTGGTTCATCCCATGAGAATTTAACGGCTTTGATTGATGAGCTTAAGCGATTAAGGCAGAGTAACGTGTTAGATTAATTGTGATGTCATTGACCCACAGTTTTAATCATTGCAAAATAATTAATTGTATTATTTTCGAcaacaataaaaaaaaacattttatACTACTATTATACTCTCTCGTTTTATTTATAAGAATAAATAAGTCATTTTAGTTAGAATTTTATTTTACCTAAATATCTATATTCAGGTGTGCTCGTAAAAGACAAAAGTATAACTAGAGTCGGGCACTGATTAGTTTGGATTAAGCTAGGGCTTAAATCGATCAAAATTATGGATGCATTTGTTAGACTCAATATTTATTGAATATTTAATCGATTTATTCGGATTTTATTTAATCGACTTATCTATTAAATCAACTCGATTTATTCGATTAATTGATATTAAACTTTGTCATATGCTACATtctaatttttttaaaataaattctataaaaaaaattGGACCTTTAAATATAACAAATGGTCCAATTTAACATTTTTTTGCATCAGTAAATAAATTTGGCCTTCAAATAATACAAATGGCCTATAAATTTCATACACACAGCCTAATAGTATATCTCACAATCATCCAAATCAACTTTTGCCAAATTGTAAATAAAGCATTCAAGTATTCATGGTAAGTTATTTACAATTATCCAAATTTAAAGTTTCAAATATTTTACAATGAACCCCTTGTTTGATTTTTGTTCAATATTTGTAGTTCAAAGATAACCTTATCACCAAAGCATGGTATTGGCCTCCACTCTACTCAACAATTGTCATGGACATTTCAACAACAAATGCGAAGGATGTAAGACATAAATATGATTAGTTCAGTATTACAATATCTATAACATGAATAAGTAAAATTCTCACAAGAACAATAAGGTATACAGTAGATGCATAAAGATCTACTCATGGATAACTAATCTTGCTAAACTAGTAGAAATACACTAGTTTTACTTGGAGAAATACACATATTTCAGTTTAATATTTTGAATCTTACTATGTTGGTAGAAGTTACTATCATGGAGGGGAGTTTACTATCAACAATCAAGAGAGAGGCTTACTGATCCAATGTGCAGTTGACGTTTCCCGCCTACTTTCATGCTTAAAAGACAGTCTTAAAGCCTTTTTTATCACTTGTTATTTCATTGTTTCGTTGTGATGAATATCAGTTAGTCTTTAAAAGGATAATCAAACACTTAGGCCTCAAAAGTACTATTTTCAAGCAACATTTAAGTTTACCTGCACTGCTTTCATGTCACTACAAGCATAATAGCCTCGGTTTGTTGAAAATAATGTAAGATAATACAAGATATGAATTTACAAATTAATAAGGTGGATATGGATATATCACAATAAGAGTAAAAACAATGACATACTGCTAAATGAAATGAATAGCTCATTAATAAGATGAATATTTAATATTAATGTTTGTTCACTCACAAGAGCCACTGAAGTAATAACATATTTCAGCATCTTAATTGAATGGTCAATTGATCATAAAACTGAACTAATTTTATAAACCAGCAACAACTAATTCATAAACAAAATATCCTATCAACCCCAGTAATTAATTCGTAATCATAAAAGTGAACTAATTCTATAAACCAGCAATAACTAATTCATAAACAAAACTGCCTATAAACCACCAACTAGTTCTTAACATTGAAAAGTGAACTAATTCATAATCATAACTTACTAAACTAATTCATAATCATAAAACCAACAACTAAATTCATTATAAATCATAAACTAAATTGATCATTATAAACTAATAAGTGAGAGATATTTTACCCATTTCATGGAAGCTCCCATCTCCAACTCCATGCAAGCTACCATCTCCCTACAAACTACCTTCTCCATGTTCCATCTTCCAATACCAAAAAAATAGAATAGAATTAACATAAAGACAATAGAGCATGAGAAAGAAAATGATAAATATGACACATCAAATACAGCAAAGAGCAAATATATTAATTCTAAAAACAAATGTTAAAAACAAACAAGAAGCATAAAGTGTTTCATTTCAATCAATAGCTATGTCAAAAACAAACACAGTCTATATCAAACATTATTTCCCTAAAAAAGCT includes:
- the LOC127073384 gene encoding UDP-glucose flavonoid 3-O-glucosyltransferase 7 translates to MEKPLKLYFIPYLAAGHMIPLCDIASLFASRGHFVTIITTPLNAKILPNSNNFFNVHTFPFPSQEVGLPDCVENLSSVTNLESSDKIFHATTLLRKHIENFVEQHPPDCIVADFLFPWVDELANKLTIPRLAFNGFSLFTICAMESLKLHPLPEDASGSFVVPHFPYDVTISSTPPMGSKSFIDPLLTIAQKSHGFIINSFVELDGEECVDYYEKTIGHKAWHLGPASLVRKTTQEKAMRGEKSSVSVQKYLTWLNSKQDNSVIYICFGTFCYFPDKQLYEIASAIEASGYEFIWVVPEKKGKENESKVENEKWLPKGFEERNKGMIVRGWAPQVVILDHPAVGAFLTHCGWNSVAEAVSSGVPMITWPVHSDQFYNEKLVTEVHGIGVEVGVDEWLTTAFREMEKVVKKDCIETAVRRLMDGGDEAIRIRLRAKKLAKTAKHVVCEGGSSHENLTALIDELKRLRQSNVLD